The following coding sequences lie in one Yoonia sp. G8-12 genomic window:
- the hydA gene encoding dihydropyrimidinase encodes MTKVIKNGTIVTADLTYKADVLIDDGKIIEIGPNLSGDEQLDATGCYVMPGGIDPHTHLEMPFMGTYSTDDFESGTRAALSGGTTMVVDFALPAPGQGLHDALQMWDNKSGRANCDYSFHMAVTWWGEQVFNEMESVVKERGINTFKHFMAYKGALMVNDDEMYASFSRLASLGAIAMVHAENGDVVAELSAKLLAEGNTGPEAHAYSRPPQVEGEAANRAIMIADMTGVPLYVVHVSCEEAHEAIRRARMQGKRVWGEPLIQHLTLDESEYFNKDWDHAARRVMSPPFRNKQHQDSLWAGLQSGSLSVVATDHCAFTTEQKRYGVGDFTKIPNGTGGLEDRMPMLWTHGVATGRLTMNEFVAVTSTNIAKVLNCYPRKGAVLVGADADLVVWDPEKSKTITAGAQQSAIDYNVFEGKQVKGLPRFTLTRGHVAIHDGEVRTQEGHGKFVKREANTPTNTALSKWKELTAPRPVERTGIPATGV; translated from the coding sequence ATGACCAAAGTTATCAAAAACGGCACAATCGTCACTGCCGATTTGACCTACAAAGCCGATGTCCTAATCGACGATGGCAAGATCATCGAGATCGGGCCGAATCTGTCTGGGGATGAACAGCTTGACGCGACCGGCTGCTACGTCATGCCCGGCGGCATTGATCCTCATACCCATCTTGAGATGCCATTCATGGGCACCTATTCCACCGATGATTTCGAAAGCGGAACCCGTGCGGCGCTCTCGGGCGGCACCACGATGGTTGTCGATTTCGCGCTGCCTGCCCCCGGACAGGGCCTGCATGATGCGCTGCAGATGTGGGACAACAAATCGGGCCGCGCGAACTGCGATTATTCCTTCCACATGGCAGTCACATGGTGGGGTGAGCAGGTGTTTAATGAGATGGAAAGCGTCGTCAAAGAGCGCGGCATCAACACCTTCAAGCACTTTATGGCCTATAAAGGTGCGTTGATGGTCAATGATGATGAGATGTACGCGTCCTTCTCGCGCCTCGCCTCGCTGGGGGCCATTGCGATGGTGCATGCCGAGAACGGCGATGTGGTGGCGGAATTGTCCGCGAAACTGCTGGCCGAGGGCAACACCGGACCAGAGGCGCATGCCTATTCCCGCCCGCCGCAGGTGGAGGGTGAGGCGGCGAACCGTGCCATCATGATCGCCGATATGACCGGCGTGCCGCTTTATGTCGTGCACGTGTCCTGCGAAGAGGCGCATGAGGCGATCCGCCGTGCCCGCATGCAGGGCAAGCGCGTTTGGGGTGAGCCGCTCATCCAGCATCTGACGCTGGACGAGTCTGAGTATTTCAACAAGGATTGGGACCACGCCGCGCGCCGCGTCATGTCGCCGCCGTTCCGCAACAAGCAGCATCAGGATAGTCTGTGGGCTGGATTGCAGTCGGGGTCTTTGAGCGTGGTTGCCACCGATCACTGTGCGTTTACCACGGAACAGAAACGCTATGGTGTGGGCGATTTCACGAAGATCCCCAATGGGACAGGCGGGCTTGAGGACCGGATGCCGATGTTGTGGACCCACGGTGTCGCGACGGGGCGTTTGACGATGAACGAGTTTGTCGCCGTGACCTCGACCAATATTGCGAAGGTACTGAATTGCTATCCGCGCAAGGGGGCCGTTCTGGTGGGGGCCGATGCCGATCTGGTGGTATGGGATCCTGAGAAATCCAAGACGATCACGGCGGGCGCGCAGCAATCGGCCATTGATTACAACGTGTTCGAGGGTAAGCAGGTGAAGGGCCTGCCGCGCTTTACGCTGACGCGGGGCCATGTGGCGATCCATGATGGCGAAGTGCGCACGCAGGAAGGCCACGGCAAGTTCGTGAAGCGGGAGGCGAATACGCCGACGAATACGGCGCTGAGCAAGTGGAAAGAGCTGACCGCGCCACGGCCTGTGGAGCGGACGGGTATTCCGGCGACGGGTGTGTAA
- a CDS encoding GIY-YIG nuclease family protein: MVHFVYIMASRPGGALYTGRTRDLHTRVQQHRDGLSAHTAKYKIKTLVWFEVHADFDTSLQRERSIKRWRRAWKNQLIHSSNPHWLDITAHIPV, encoded by the coding sequence ATGGTCCATTTCGTTTATATCATGGCGTCGCGCCCCGGCGGTGCGCTCTATACCGGTCGCACACGGGACCTGCATACTCGCGTTCAGCAGCATCGGGATGGGCTGTCTGCGCATACCGCCAAGTACAAGATCAAGACGCTGGTCTGGTTCGAAGTCCATGCCGATTTCGATACAAGTCTACAGCGCGAGCGCAGCATCAAGCGATGGCGACGTGCGTGGAAAAACCAACTCATCCACAGTTCGAATCCGCACTGGTTAGATATAACCGCCCACATCCCTGTTTGA
- a CDS encoding Zn-dependent hydrolase gives MPAPGENLRINGERLWDSLMEMAKIGPGIAGGNNRQTLTDEDSEGRHLFQKWCEAAGCTMGVDEIGNMFARREGTDPDALPVYVGSHLDTQPTGGKYDGVLGVLGGLEILRTLNDLDIKTKHPIVVTNWTNEEGTRYAPAMLASGVFAGKHALDWANDRVDADGKRFGDELERIGWKGEEKVGDRKMHAFFELHIEQGPILEAEGKDIGVVTHGQGLRWIECTVTGKESHTGSTPMHMRKNAGRGLALVTELVHEIAMKNQPNAVGAIGHIDVYPNSRNIIPGKVVFTVDMRTHLLDKLNAMVAEFNERAPKLCEEIGVEFSCEIVGQFDPPAFDEGCVKAVRDAAERLGYSHMDIVSGAGHDACWINDIYPTAMVMCPCVDGLSHNEAEEISPEWAAAGTDVLFHAVVETAEIVG, from the coding sequence ATGCCAGCCCCCGGAGAGAACCTGCGTATTAATGGTGAGCGGCTGTGGGACAGCCTGATGGAAATGGCCAAGATCGGGCCGGGCATTGCCGGTGGGAACAACCGGCAGACTTTGACGGATGAAGACAGCGAAGGCCGTCACCTGTTCCAGAAGTGGTGCGAGGCGGCTGGCTGTACGATGGGTGTCGATGAGATCGGCAATATGTTCGCGCGGCGTGAGGGGACGGACCCGGATGCGCTGCCGGTTTATGTGGGTTCACATTTGGATACCCAGCCAACGGGTGGTAAATATGATGGTGTGCTTGGCGTGCTGGGTGGATTGGAAATTCTGCGCACGCTGAATGATCTTGATATCAAGACCAAACATCCGATTGTCGTGACCAACTGGACGAACGAGGAAGGCACGCGATACGCGCCTGCGATGCTCGCCTCTGGTGTTTTTGCGGGCAAACATGCGCTGGATTGGGCGAATGATCGGGTGGATGCGGACGGCAAACGGTTCGGGGATGAGCTGGAGCGGATTGGCTGGAAGGGCGAAGAGAAGGTCGGCGACCGCAAGATGCATGCATTCTTCGAGTTGCACATCGAACAAGGGCCGATTTTGGAGGCTGAAGGCAAAGACATCGGCGTTGTCACCCACGGCCAAGGCCTGCGCTGGATTGAATGCACGGTGACGGGCAAGGAAAGCCACACCGGATCGACGCCCATGCATATGCGCAAGAATGCGGGCCGCGGCTTGGCGCTGGTGACCGAGTTGGTGCATGAGATTGCGATGAAGAACCAGCCGAATGCAGTGGGTGCGATTGGGCATATTGATGTCTATCCCAACAGCCGCAACATCATTCCCGGCAAAGTCGTCTTTACCGTCGATATGCGGACGCATCTGTTGGATAAATTGAATGCGATGGTGGCAGAATTCAACGAGCGCGCGCCGAAACTGTGTGAAGAGATTGGTGTTGAATTTTCCTGTGAGATCGTCGGTCAGTTTGACCCGCCGGCCTTTGATGAAGGCTGTGTGAAGGCTGTGCGCGATGCGGCGGAGCGGTTGGGCTATAGCCACATGGATATCGTTTCTGGTGCAGGACATGACGCCTGCTGGATCAACGACATCTATCCGACCGCGATGGTCATGTGCCCCTGTGTGGACGGGCTGAGCCATAACGAGGCGGAAGAGATTTCACCGGAATGGGCGGCGGCGGGAACGGATGTGCTGTTTCATGCGGTGGTCGAAACGGCGGAGATTGTGGGGTGA
- a CDS encoding TetR family transcriptional regulator C-terminal domain-containing protein: MTKPPTRIQQRNRAAILSAGLDIFSQYGFRGATLDQIADAAGLSKPNLLYYFPSKEAIHTALLERLLETWLDPLKALDGSGDPITEIMGYAQRKLAMSRDFPRESRLFANEILQGAPRIEEILKTDLKRLVDQKAEIIKAWADDRKIAAIDPHHLIFSIWALTQHYADFDVQVRAVLGERDPFPDAATHLNHLFQSMLKVEP, translated from the coding sequence ATGACCAAACCACCCACCCGCATCCAGCAACGCAATCGCGCCGCAATTCTCTCCGCAGGGCTCGATATATTTTCGCAGTACGGGTTTCGGGGTGCCACGCTCGACCAGATCGCGGATGCCGCCGGTCTATCCAAACCAAACCTGCTCTACTATTTTCCCTCCAAAGAGGCCATTCACACCGCACTTCTGGAACGTTTGCTTGAGACATGGTTGGACCCACTGAAGGCGCTTGATGGGTCAGGGGATCCGATCACCGAAATCATGGGCTATGCACAGCGGAAACTGGCGATGAGCCGTGATTTCCCCCGCGAAAGCCGCCTTTTTGCGAACGAGATTTTGCAAGGCGCACCACGGATCGAAGAGATTCTGAAGACCGATCTCAAGAGGCTGGTGGATCAAAAAGCTGAAATCATCAAAGCATGGGCAGATGACAGGAAAATCGCCGCGATAGACCCGCATCATCTGATTTTCTCGATCTGGGCGCTGACACAGCACTACGCTGATTTCGACGTGCAAGTACGTGCCGTTTTAGGGGAGCGCGATCCTTTCCCCGATGCCGCCACGCACCTGAATCACCTTTTTCAAAGCATGCTGAAAGTGGAACCCTAG
- a CDS encoding FAD-binding oxidoreductase, which translates to MTYTLTLQEIEALTPDTHKLTFNRPEGFDFQAGQATELAIQKDGLRDECRPFTMTSRPSDKHLEFVIKSYPDHDGVTAEIPNLGMTDQVKATPPFGAITDHGPGVFIAGGAGITPFISILRKQQQEGEAQAQLIFANKSEDDIILKEMWQSMPNVAETFVVDKAEGSDLRSGRIDKSLLKELVAETEQPFYICGPGAMVDDVRNALKSMDVGDNNIITEDGW; encoded by the coding sequence ATGACCTACACATTGACGCTGCAAGAGATCGAAGCCCTTACACCTGACACCCACAAGCTGACTTTCAACCGCCCCGAGGGGTTCGATTTTCAGGCTGGGCAGGCGACTGAGCTTGCGATCCAAAAGGATGGCCTGAGGGACGAGTGCCGCCCTTTTACGATGACGTCACGACCAAGCGACAAACATCTGGAATTTGTCATCAAATCCTATCCTGACCATGACGGCGTGACCGCCGAAATCCCAAACCTCGGCATGACCGATCAGGTCAAGGCCACGCCGCCCTTTGGTGCGATCACTGATCACGGTCCTGGTGTGTTCATTGCCGGTGGCGCGGGCATCACGCCGTTCATTTCAATCCTGCGCAAACAGCAGCAGGAAGGCGAGGCACAGGCGCAGTTGATCTTTGCCAACAAGTCCGAGGACGACATCATTCTCAAGGAGATGTGGCAGTCCATGCCGAATGTTGCCGAGACATTTGTTGTCGACAAGGCAGAAGGGTCTGATCTCCGCTCAGGCCGGATCGACAAGTCGCTCCTGAAAGAACTGGTCGCCGAGACAGAGCAACCCTTCTACATCTGCGGACCCGGTGCGATGGTGGACGATGTACGGAATGCGCTAAAGTCCATGGACGTCGGCGACAATAACATCATCACCGAAGATGGCTGGTAA
- the preA gene encoding NAD-dependent dihydropyrimidine dehydrogenase subunit PreA: MADLTTNFLGIKSPNPFWLASAPPTDKEYNVRRAFEAGWGGVVWKTLGSEGPPVVNVNGPRYGAIYGADRRLLGLNNIELITDRPLEVNLEEITRVKADYPDRAMIVSIMVPCEEQAWKDILPRVAATGADGIELNFGCPHGMSERGMGAAVGQVPEYIEMVTRWCKQYYDKPVIVKLTPNITDVRKPAAAAMRGGADAVSLINTINSITSVNLDTMSPEPSIDGKGSHGGYCGPAVKPIAMSMVSEIARNPETHGLPISGIGGITTWRDAAEFISLGCGNVQVCTAAMTYGFKIVQEMISGLSQWMDEKGYTSVEEVVGRAVPNVTDWQYLNLNYVAKAKINQDDCIKCGRCYAACEDTSHQAIAMSEDRTFSVIDEECVACNLCVDVCPVENCITMEAMQPGEVDPRTGKVVEKVYANWTTHPNNPGAVAAE; the protein is encoded by the coding sequence ATGGCTGATCTGACAACAAACTTTCTGGGCATCAAAAGCCCCAACCCGTTTTGGCTGGCGTCGGCCCCGCCAACGGACAAGGAATACAACGTCCGCCGTGCGTTCGAGGCAGGCTGGGGTGGTGTCGTCTGGAAGACACTGGGGTCCGAAGGCCCCCCTGTCGTCAACGTCAATGGCCCCCGTTACGGCGCGATTTACGGCGCGGATCGGCGGTTGCTGGGGTTGAACAACATCGAGTTGATCACGGATCGCCCATTGGAAGTGAACCTTGAAGAAATCACCCGCGTAAAGGCTGATTACCCCGATCGCGCGATGATCGTGTCGATCATGGTGCCTTGTGAAGAACAGGCATGGAAAGACATCCTCCCCCGCGTGGCAGCCACTGGTGCAGATGGGATCGAGCTGAACTTTGGCTGCCCGCACGGGATGAGCGAACGCGGTATGGGTGCGGCTGTTGGACAGGTGCCCGAATACATCGAAATGGTCACGCGCTGGTGCAAGCAGTATTACGATAAACCCGTGATCGTGAAGCTGACGCCGAATATCACCGATGTGCGCAAACCTGCGGCGGCGGCAATGCGCGGTGGGGCCGACGCGGTCAGCCTGATCAACACGATCAATTCGATTACGTCGGTGAATCTCGACACGATGTCGCCAGAGCCTTCCATTGATGGCAAAGGGTCGCACGGCGGCTATTGCGGCCCTGCGGTGAAACCCATTGCAATGTCGATGGTGTCGGAAATTGCGCGCAATCCTGAAACCCACGGTCTGCCAATTAGTGGCATTGGCGGGATCACTACGTGGCGCGATGCAGCGGAGTTTATCAGCCTTGGCTGCGGCAATGTTCAGGTCTGTACAGCGGCGATGACCTATGGGTTCAAGATCGTGCAGGAAATGATCAGTGGTCTGTCCCAATGGATGGATGAGAAGGGGTATACTTCTGTTGAGGAGGTCGTCGGCCGTGCCGTGCCGAATGTCACCGATTGGCAATATCTGAACCTCAACTACGTGGCCAAGGCCAAGATCAACCAAGATGATTGCATCAAGTGCGGGCGTTGTTATGCCGCCTGCGAAGACACCAGCCACCAAGCGATTGCCATGTCTGAAGACCGCACATTCTCCGTGATTGATGAGGAATGCGTGGCCTGCAATCTTTGTGTTGATGTCTGCCCGGTTGAGAACTGCATCACGATGGAGGCGATGCAGCCGGGTGAGGTTGATCCGCGCACTGGTAAGGTGGTCGAGAAGGTATACGCGAACTGGACGACGCACCCCAACAATCCGGGTGCGGTCGCGGCGGAATAG